A segment of the Desulfatiglans anilini DSM 4660 genome:
GTCGGGAAGGTGATCGAGGTTTCTGGGTATAGCCTCTTTGGTGTATAAGGATTTTGGGAAAAACAAACACACCAAGAGGAGGCTGATACCCATGAACAGGTTCGGTAGCATATTTAGCCAGTTGCTGCAACTTTTTCCGCGGGCGGAATTTGAGGCGGCGGTGAAAGAGACTCGGGCGGAACGGCATGCCAGGGGATTTACGTGCTGGGGACAATTTGTCGCGATGCTTTTCTGCCAGTTTGGGCGCGCCCATAGCCTGCGCGAAATCTGCGGCGGTCTTGCAACCTGCGAAGGAAAGCTGGTCCATCTGGGAATTCGCGC
Coding sequences within it:
- a CDS encoding DUF4372 domain-containing protein, which produces MNRFGSIFSQLLQLFPRAEFEAAVKETRAERHARGFTCWGQFVAMLFCQFGRAHSLREICGGLATCEGKLVHLGIRA